From the Bdellovibrio reynosensis genome, one window contains:
- a CDS encoding amidohydrolase family protein, whose protein sequence is MILIEGGEVFSPEPKGELNVLVGTEKIIHVGAYKDISALKLIDQDLETLDARNCYVIPGLIDPHEHLSGGSGEDGFSTQTPCIYSHELVKGGITTVVGCLGSDTITKNMAHLLARVKSFVEIGFSALCYTGGYEVPPRCLTSDVRTDILFVKEIIGVGEVALSDERSRDPDLNQLAKIVADARVAGMLSKKAGLTHFHIGEGKNGLKHIFELMEEYEIEARYLYPTHLNRNDRLLAEGAKLTKKGCFVDIDISEEDAFECLKTFVSHGGHKDKMTFSTDASVNSPETLFSQVRDCFVNHGLDLTEALGYVTKNTAEVLQLKDKGSLAAKKDADILIVDKKDFAIRSMISRGRVLFKDGKIKYVDPQENESKREFHYRGNERPYTK, encoded by the coding sequence ATGATTCTAATTGAAGGCGGAGAGGTTTTTTCACCAGAGCCAAAAGGCGAATTAAATGTTCTTGTTGGAACTGAAAAAATTATCCATGTGGGTGCATACAAAGATATATCAGCGTTAAAACTTATTGATCAAGATTTAGAAACCCTTGATGCACGTAACTGTTACGTTATCCCCGGGTTGATTGATCCCCACGAACATCTTAGTGGTGGTAGTGGCGAAGATGGCTTTTCGACCCAAACACCTTGTATCTATAGCCATGAGCTTGTTAAAGGTGGCATCACCACAGTTGTCGGCTGCCTGGGATCCGACACGATCACTAAAAACATGGCGCATCTTTTAGCCAGGGTAAAATCATTTGTCGAAATTGGTTTTTCAGCACTTTGCTACACGGGCGGCTATGAAGTTCCACCTCGATGTCTAACTTCGGATGTGCGCACTGATATTTTATTTGTTAAAGAGATCATTGGCGTTGGGGAAGTCGCTCTTTCTGATGAGCGCTCTCGCGATCCTGACCTTAACCAATTAGCTAAAATCGTAGCCGATGCACGGGTCGCAGGAATGCTTTCAAAGAAAGCGGGGCTTACGCATTTTCACATTGGTGAAGGTAAAAATGGTTTAAAGCATATTTTTGAATTGATGGAAGAATACGAAATCGAAGCTCGCTACCTTTATCCTACCCATCTAAATCGCAATGATCGACTTTTAGCTGAAGGTGCAAAACTCACCAAGAAAGGTTGTTTTGTAGATATCGATATTTCAGAGGAAGACGCCTTTGAGTGCTTAAAAACCTTCGTTTCCCATGGGGGCCACAAAGACAAAATGACTTTTTCAACGGACGCCTCTGTGAATTCTCCAGAGACATTATTTTCTCAGGTGCGCGACTGCTTTGTTAACCATGGCCTAGATCTTACCGAAGCGTTGGGATATGTAACAAAAAATACAGCTGAAGTTTTGCAGCTGAAGGACAAAGGATCTTTAGCTGCCAAAAAGGATGCGGATATTTTAATTGTAGATAAAAAGGATTTTGCAATTAGATCGATGATTTCACGAGGTCGCGTTCTATTTAAAGACGGAAAAATAAAATACGTGGACCCTCAGGAAAATGAATCTAAGAGAGAATTCCACTATCGTGGGAACGAACGTCCCTACACAAAATGA
- a CDS encoding cytochrome P450 produces MLEGRQVNQNEDLSPDSTLSLIADPYRFISRQCLRLNSDLFETRLLMKKTICMTGKEAAVLFYDPTRFTRVGAAPEPLRATLFGKGGVQGLDGIEHSLRKEMFMSIMSEESIVKISNITSRWFKYYCRMWEKRRRVTLYDELQELLTRSVCEWAGVPLKEDEVKTRSRQLTALFDSAGSVGIRHVKSRMQRKKAESWIMNLVQDARMRAPSAINTPFQAIALHRDVKGDFLSVKTAAIEILNLLRPTVAISVFMVYEALALHMHPSIKKSVQHSGPDYNEAFVQEVRRFYPFFPSLLAKVKDNFVWKDVHFKKDTQVILDIYGTNHDPRIWQAPEEFIPERFLQRENDKFGFIPQGGGDLTGHRCPGEFITIALMKVALEFFALRMKYEVPPQNLDIDRKRMPAIPKSRLVIQHVFFDEM; encoded by the coding sequence ATGCTTGAGGGTCGGCAAGTTAATCAAAATGAAGATCTTTCTCCGGACAGCACACTTTCACTAATCGCTGATCCCTATCGTTTTATTTCAAGGCAGTGTCTTAGGTTGAATAGTGACTTGTTTGAAACCCGCCTCTTAATGAAAAAAACAATATGTATGACCGGGAAAGAAGCAGCAGTTCTGTTTTATGATCCCACTCGATTCACCCGTGTCGGTGCTGCTCCTGAACCTTTACGTGCTACTTTGTTTGGAAAGGGGGGAGTGCAAGGATTAGACGGAATTGAACATAGCCTGCGTAAAGAAATGTTTATGTCGATCATGTCTGAAGAAAGCATAGTGAAAATTTCAAACATCACGTCCCGCTGGTTTAAATATTATTGCCGAATGTGGGAAAAAAGGCGTCGTGTGACTCTTTACGATGAGTTGCAAGAACTACTGACACGCTCTGTTTGTGAATGGGCCGGGGTTCCGTTAAAAGAAGATGAAGTGAAAACAAGATCGCGGCAGCTGACGGCTCTATTTGATTCGGCAGGCTCGGTAGGGATTCGTCATGTAAAATCGCGAATGCAGAGGAAAAAAGCAGAAAGTTGGATCATGAATCTTGTCCAGGACGCGCGCATGCGTGCTCCCTCAGCCATCAATACACCTTTTCAGGCTATTGCTTTACATAGGGATGTTAAAGGCGATTTCTTAAGCGTTAAAACAGCGGCTATCGAGATATTAAATCTTTTGCGACCGACAGTGGCCATCTCGGTATTCATGGTCTATGAGGCCTTGGCGTTGCATATGCATCCTTCAATCAAAAAAAGCGTTCAGCACAGTGGACCAGATTACAATGAAGCTTTCGTGCAGGAGGTTCGCAGATTCTACCCTTTCTTTCCTTCGCTTTTAGCAAAAGTAAAAGATAATTTTGTCTGGAAGGATGTTCACTTTAAAAAAGACACACAGGTCATTTTGGACATCTATGGAACCAACCATGATCCGCGCATATGGCAAGCACCTGAAGAGTTTATTCCCGAAAGATTCTTACAACGCGAAAATGATAAATTTGGTTTTATTCCGCAAGGTGGCGGCGACCTTACAGGGCACAGATGCCCCGGGGAGTTTATAACCATCGCCTTGATGAAGGTGGCGTTGGAGTTTTTCGCTTTACGAATGAAATATGAAGTTCCGCCGCAAAACCTGGACATTGATCGGAAACGTATGCCAGCTATTCCTAAAAGCAGGTTGGTCATACAGCACGTATTTTTTGATGAGATGTAG
- a CDS encoding LysR family transcriptional regulator, whose product MQWLNYHHLYYFRAIANEGGIAKASEKLRIGQPTLSTQLRQLEDILGKSLFERRHRKLVLTEAGKAALDYANEIFRLGDEMLEVIKDQTSQNQTHLQIGALDGVPKNVLLSLAKEAYKIAPCTVSILEGRGDELLRELRAHRLDLIVSNYPAQLMEEEKVYSKSVAKMPVAVYGSAKFGALKKSFPQSLNGKPFVLPTLHSKLRHDLNHFFKLKGIHIEPVAETQDTSLQKLLAEDGLGLAPLSEMKNLKEKNLIRLGRLEGVYEELWLISAQRKIENPIAAKLMQQFSL is encoded by the coding sequence ATGCAGTGGCTTAATTATCATCACCTTTATTATTTCCGCGCGATCGCCAATGAAGGCGGTATCGCCAAGGCCTCTGAAAAATTGCGCATTGGGCAACCTACCTTAAGCACCCAGCTTCGCCAGCTCGAGGATATTTTAGGAAAATCTCTTTTTGAACGTCGCCATCGTAAACTGGTTCTTACTGAAGCAGGCAAAGCAGCCTTAGACTATGCAAACGAAATCTTTCGTTTGGGCGATGAAATGTTAGAAGTGATAAAAGACCAAACATCTCAGAATCAAACTCATTTGCAGATCGGCGCATTAGATGGCGTTCCAAAAAATGTGCTTTTGTCTTTAGCTAAAGAAGCTTACAAAATTGCCCCGTGCACAGTTTCTATTCTTGAGGGGCGGGGCGACGAACTCCTTAGGGAATTAAGGGCCCATCGCTTGGATCTTATTGTTTCAAATTATCCAGCGCAGTTGATGGAAGAAGAAAAAGTTTATTCCAAGTCCGTAGCAAAAATGCCAGTCGCTGTTTATGGTTCAGCAAAGTTTGGAGCACTAAAAAAATCTTTTCCCCAGTCTTTGAACGGCAAGCCCTTCGTTTTACCGACTTTACACAGTAAACTTCGGCACGACCTTAATCACTTTTTTAAGCTTAAAGGTATTCATATAGAGCCTGTTGCTGAAACGCAGGATACATCACTTCAGAAACTTCTTGCTGAAGATGGCCTTGGCCTAGCTCCACTATCAGAAATGAAGAATCTGAAAGAAAAGAATCTGATCCGTTTAGGACGTCTGGAGGGGGTTTACGAGGAACTTTGGCTTATTTCAGCCCAAAGAAAAATCGAAAACCCAATCGCTGCTAAGTTGATGCAGCAGTTTTCTTTGTAG
- a CDS encoding TIGR00645 family protein, protein MSTVSKKIENLFEGIIFSSRWIQAPIYGGLIVGAVLYTYKFLVELIHLCATVSTISEELLMLGILTLVDISMVLNLLIMVIVGGYATFVSRMNLQHHEDRPDWLEKIDAGTLKVKLAGALVGISGIHLLKSFININNKDFAQVQWQIVIHVVFLISTLMLAYTEKVLHSSHHKDAKPAGDHHG, encoded by the coding sequence ATGAGTACAGTATCTAAGAAGATTGAAAATCTATTTGAAGGCATTATCTTTTCCAGCCGTTGGATCCAAGCCCCTATTTATGGCGGACTTATCGTGGGGGCCGTTTTATATACATATAAATTTCTAGTAGAGCTTATTCATCTTTGCGCCACAGTAAGCACTATTTCAGAAGAACTCTTGATGTTAGGGATCCTGACCCTTGTTGATATCTCGATGGTATTAAATCTTTTAATCATGGTTATTGTTGGTGGTTACGCCACCTTCGTTAGCCGTATGAATTTGCAACACCATGAAGATCGTCCAGACTGGCTTGAAAAGATTGACGCTGGAACTTTAAAGGTAAAACTAGCCGGCGCCCTTGTTGGCATCTCTGGGATCCATTTATTAAAATCATTTATCAACATCAACAATAAGGACTTTGCCCAGGTACAGTGGCAGATCGTAATCCATGTGGTTTTCCTAATTTCTACATTGATGCTCGCTTATACCGAAAAGGTCCTTCATTCTTCCCATCATAAAGATGCTAAACCAGCAGGAGACCACCATGGGTAA
- a CDS encoding TerC family protein has product MGNFISSVSVAPNWLWIVFSIGILVLLAIDLSLFGKGHDTVSKKKALIESALWISIALLFNLWFGYEYGKDLGIEFLTGYLVEKSLSVDNLFIILLIFSSFKIPEKYQHRVLFYGVLGAIAMRAFFIILGAQLLNLFHWILYVFGAILVITAIKFIRESDEKIDAKESWSIRLLKKFFPTTDKIEGQNFFVLENGVKKVTPLFLALVVIEVTDLVFAVDSIPAVFAVTQDAFVAFASNILAILGLRALYFVLADWVVKLRYLKPGLAAVLGFIGTKMLIIDFVKIPSWVSLLVITAILATAALSSWYVAKLEEQKGRSKDPFENK; this is encoded by the coding sequence ATGGGTAATTTTATTTCATCTGTTTCGGTTGCACCAAACTGGCTTTGGATTGTGTTTTCCATCGGTATTCTAGTTTTGCTAGCGATTGATCTAAGCCTTTTTGGAAAAGGTCACGATACGGTCTCAAAGAAAAAAGCATTAATTGAAAGTGCTTTGTGGATTAGTATCGCACTTTTGTTCAACCTTTGGTTTGGATACGAGTATGGTAAAGATCTAGGGATCGAGTTCCTTACCGGATATCTGGTTGAAAAAAGCTTAAGCGTCGACAATCTATTTATCATCTTGCTGATTTTCAGCTCATTTAAAATTCCGGAAAAATACCAGCACCGAGTTTTATTCTATGGTGTTTTAGGTGCCATCGCGATGCGCGCCTTCTTTATTATTCTTGGTGCTCAGTTGCTGAATCTTTTCCACTGGATTTTATACGTGTTCGGCGCAATTCTTGTCATCACGGCCATCAAATTCATTCGTGAGTCTGATGAAAAAATCGACGCCAAAGAAAGCTGGTCTATTCGCCTACTGAAAAAGTTCTTCCCGACTACGGATAAAATCGAAGGTCAAAACTTTTTCGTTCTTGAAAATGGTGTGAAAAAAGTAACTCCACTTTTCTTAGCCTTGGTCGTTATTGAGGTTACAGACTTAGTTTTTGCAGTGGATTCAATTCCCGCAGTGTTTGCGGTCACTCAAGATGCTTTCGTCGCTTTTGCTTCAAATATCTTAGCGATCCTTGGTCTGCGTGCTTTGTACTTTGTGCTTGCCGATTGGGTGGTTAAATTAAGATATCTTAAACCCGGTCTTGCTGCAGTTCTTGGTTTTATCGGAACAAAAATGTTAATCATTGATTTTGTGAAGATCCCAAGCTGGGTGTCTTTGCTAGTGATCACGGCCATTCTTGCCACCGCAGCTTTAAGTTCTTGGTATGTCGCCAAGCTTGAAGAACAAAAGGGGCGAAGCAAAGATCCTTTTGAAAATAAATAA
- a CDS encoding pirin family protein: MGKIQLVIPPREKDLGGFNVRRILPYATHRMVGPFIFFDHMGPADFRSHEGMDVRPHPHVGLATVTYLFTGKIRHRDSLGSDQLIEPGAINWMTAGKGIVHSERTPSFEREHENHMHGIQLWVALPEEFEDVAPSFIHHPADTLPEFTIGEIKLKLLVGNALGHTSPVKAHSDLFYLEANITAGQLLNFPVLGCEAAAYVVTGKIRADGKEVDPYSMAIVETGDDLELEALTDSKVMILGGSPVGKRFIYWNFVASSQEKLDRAKKAWLPGPGPSNELFKAIPGDDQEFIPLPAEVGNPKGTIM, translated from the coding sequence ATGGGAAAAATTCAATTAGTTATACCACCTCGAGAAAAAGATCTTGGTGGATTCAATGTTAGACGTATTCTTCCATATGCCACCCATCGCATGGTCGGTCCTTTTATTTTTTTTGATCACATGGGGCCAGCTGATTTTAGATCCCATGAAGGAATGGATGTAAGGCCTCATCCTCATGTTGGGCTTGCAACAGTAACGTACCTATTTACGGGAAAAATTCGACATCGTGACAGCTTAGGTTCAGATCAGTTGATTGAACCAGGGGCGATTAACTGGATGACTGCTGGAAAAGGAATAGTCCATTCAGAGCGCACACCATCGTTTGAGCGCGAGCATGAAAACCATATGCACGGAATCCAGTTGTGGGTGGCATTACCAGAGGAATTCGAGGATGTTGCACCAAGCTTTATTCATCATCCCGCGGACACTCTTCCTGAGTTTACTATTGGGGAAATAAAACTGAAGCTTTTAGTTGGGAATGCCCTAGGACACACAAGCCCTGTCAAAGCTCATTCAGATCTTTTTTATTTAGAAGCAAATATTACGGCCGGGCAGCTACTTAATTTTCCAGTGTTAGGATGTGAAGCTGCAGCTTACGTGGTCACAGGGAAAATCAGGGCCGATGGCAAAGAAGTCGATCCTTATTCAATGGCCATTGTTGAAACAGGGGATGACTTAGAGTTAGAAGCCCTGACTGATTCGAAGGTCATGATCCTTGGTGGAAGTCCCGTTGGAAAAAGATTTATTTACTGGAACTTTGTCGCTAGTTCGCAAGAAAAATTAGATCGAGCGAAGAAAGCCTGGTTGCCGGGACCTGGTCCTAGCAACGAACTTTTCAAAGCTATTCCTGGAGACGATCAGGAATTTATTCCGCTGCCAGCTGAGGTTGGAAATCCAAAGGGAACAATAATGTAA
- a CDS encoding BON domain-containing protein — protein MNQDDYYYSPNDPDESYQRYERTYDGSLRFAGDRGGLRNFAGKGPKNYQRSDERIYEEICEILTLDPDVDASDIEVKVRNGEVTLSGTTETKSLGRYVENSIEHITGIKNILNRIKATEQDPDRSRISHSLR, from the coding sequence ATGAATCAAGATGATTACTACTATTCACCGAACGATCCTGACGAAAGTTATCAAAGATATGAAAGAACCTATGATGGAAGCTTGCGCTTCGCTGGGGATCGCGGCGGATTGCGCAACTTTGCCGGCAAAGGGCCTAAAAATTATCAAAGGTCTGATGAACGTATCTACGAGGAAATTTGCGAAATCCTGACGTTAGATCCAGATGTGGATGCTTCCGACATTGAAGTCAAAGTTCGAAATGGCGAAGTCACACTCAGTGGCACAACTGAAACAAAAAGTCTTGGTCGCTATGTGGAAAACAGCATTGAACATATAACTGGCATTAAAAATATCCTGAATCGGATAAAAGCCACGGAACAGGATCCCGACCGCAGCCGCATTAGCCATTCCTTAAGATAA
- a CDS encoding CBS domain-containing protein — MKIKNVMSPRASVIHFDKTVVEAAMMMEAQDVGSIPVEKNDKMIGMITDRDICIRVVAQRRDPNITTVEEVMSEGIEYCFEEDEINSVATKMARNQVRRLPVVNANKRLVGMVSLGDIATKVKDPSISHQVLSGVSHH, encoded by the coding sequence ATGAAAATTAAAAATGTGATGTCTCCCCGTGCTTCCGTGATCCACTTCGATAAAACTGTGGTTGAGGCTGCCATGATGATGGAAGCCCAGGATGTCGGCTCTATCCCTGTAGAAAAAAATGACAAAATGATTGGTATGATCACGGATCGCGATATTTGCATACGAGTTGTTGCTCAGCGCAGGGATCCAAACATCACAACCGTTGAAGAAGTGATGAGTGAAGGTATTGAATACTGCTTTGAAGAAGATGAAATCAACTCCGTTGCTACAAAAATGGCGCGCAATCAAGTTCGACGTCTTCCAGTTGTGAATGCCAATAAAAGATTGGTCGGAATGGTCAGTCTTGGAGATATCGCTACCAAGGTAAAGGACCCGTCCATCAGTCATCAGGTCCTTTCTGGCGTTTCTCATCACTAG
- a CDS encoding phosphoribosyltransferase family protein — protein sequence MDFLGRFKDREEAAKLLSEKLIHLKNENPIVLAIPRGAVPIAAKVAEQLDAPMDLVLIKKIGAIHNPELAIGAISEDGHTFFNKELVQILGITSETQNKLAQTKLAELKEQKERLLGDRASFEIKDRTVIIVDDGIATGATLISSIQFLRHKNPKKIIVAAPVGAKDTIKKIEKIADDVIVLMAPVDFIAVGLWYETFDQVSDKEVRELLKPQKLSLSTSKKSVQIPIQGGTLKGDLHVSKDMKGLVLFAHGSGSSRLSPRNRYVADCLNQENFGTLLLDLLTEEEALERSQVFDIPKLAERLQTATLWIHNQFKNTPLGYFGASTGAGAALVAATKPNLSIKAVVSRGGRPDLAGEYLSKVKAPTLLIVGGADDIVITLNMQAQKRLRNCELIIVPDATHLFEEEGALDQVVDHAIKWFKHYLEHGNLKSDETLTKSSSKRSSDDLNRL from the coding sequence ATGGATTTTTTAGGGCGCTTTAAAGATCGGGAGGAAGCTGCAAAGCTTCTTTCCGAAAAACTGATTCATCTAAAAAATGAAAATCCCATTGTGCTCGCTATTCCTCGTGGAGCTGTACCAATAGCGGCGAAAGTCGCCGAGCAGTTGGATGCGCCCATGGATTTAGTTCTGATTAAAAAAATTGGCGCCATCCATAATCCTGAACTAGCCATCGGCGCAATTAGTGAAGATGGCCATACCTTCTTCAATAAAGAGCTCGTACAAATATTGGGCATTACCTCAGAAACCCAAAATAAGTTAGCCCAAACAAAATTAGCGGAATTAAAAGAACAAAAAGAAAGGTTGCTTGGCGACCGAGCCAGTTTTGAAATCAAAGATCGCACCGTCATTATTGTTGATGACGGAATTGCTACCGGAGCTACTTTGATTTCTTCCATTCAATTCTTACGACATAAAAATCCAAAGAAGATCATCGTTGCAGCGCCGGTCGGCGCCAAAGACACTATTAAAAAAATTGAAAAGATTGCCGATGACGTGATCGTTTTAATGGCGCCTGTGGATTTTATTGCCGTAGGTCTATGGTATGAAACCTTTGATCAAGTCAGTGACAAAGAGGTCAGGGAGCTCTTAAAACCGCAGAAGCTGTCGCTTTCTACTTCCAAAAAATCCGTGCAGATTCCTATTCAAGGAGGAACTTTAAAGGGAGATCTCCACGTATCTAAAGATATGAAGGGGTTAGTGTTGTTTGCCCATGGAAGTGGCAGCAGTCGCCTAAGTCCCCGCAACAGATATGTGGCTGACTGTTTAAATCAAGAAAACTTCGGAACTTTATTATTGGATCTTTTAACCGAAGAAGAAGCCTTAGAGCGCAGCCAGGTGTTTGATATTCCCAAACTTGCCGAAAGACTGCAGACAGCGACCTTATGGATTCACAACCAATTTAAAAATACCCCTTTAGGATATTTTGGCGCAAGTACCGGCGCCGGAGCCGCACTTGTAGCAGCAACCAAGCCCAACTTATCAATCAAAGCCGTGGTCAGCCGCGGAGGCAGACCGGATTTGGCGGGTGAATATCTATCTAAGGTCAAAGCGCCGACTTTACTTATCGTCGGCGGGGCTGATGACATAGTCATCACTTTAAATATGCAAGCGCAAAAGAGACTCAGAAATTGTGAACTAATCATTGTGCCTGACGCCACCCACCTTTTCGAGGAAGAAGGTGCCCTAGATCAGGTTGTGGACCATGCAATCAAATGGTTTAAACATTATTTAGAACACGGCAACTTAAAGTCTGATGAGACCTTAACTAAATCAAGTTCAAAAAGATCCTCAGACGATTTAAATCGACTGTAA
- a CDS encoding Hpt domain-containing protein, which yields MSVTLDRGALDSLRVLETPDNPFLKNLINTYLSTSEKIVQDLVTAARSGDLKSMGEIAHSLKSSSASLGAIRLSEMCFELEKIGRGNLQNNDYANLADEAQKEFSAVKIELQKELK from the coding sequence GTGTCCGTAACACTAGACCGTGGGGCTTTAGACAGTCTTCGAGTTTTAGAAACTCCTGATAATCCTTTTTTGAAAAATCTAATTAATACTTATCTTTCAACCAGTGAAAAGATTGTCCAAGATCTGGTGACTGCTGCTAGAAGTGGCGATCTTAAAAGCATGGGTGAAATCGCCCATAGTTTAAAATCTTCTTCTGCAAGTTTGGGCGCGATTCGTTTATCAGAAATGTGTTTTGAGTTGGAAAAGATAGGTCGTGGAAATTTGCAGAATAATGATTATGCAAATCTGGCTGACGAAGCTCAAAAAGAATTTTCTGCTGTAAAAATAGAGCTTCAAAAAGAATTGAAGTAA
- a CDS encoding response regulator has product MANILMVDDDPVILKIVEAALVKAGHSVVLAIDGFAAIDKLQNEIFDLVISDINMPNLSGFDLIATIKKEQRFNQIPTMLLTGLREKKDVERALRSGVDDYLIKPIDHDILLAKVEALLSKRSDHSFKDTPVKFSGTWEIFFDLIGISEQGLTFLSPLSIPLNKKFKIQSDLFTHIGIQTPTLRVASCAQGGDHTTSFLVKTVFIGLSESEHHKIRRWVMANAPRIHKAS; this is encoded by the coding sequence ATGGCAAATATACTGATGGTCGACGATGACCCAGTAATTCTTAAAATCGTAGAAGCGGCTTTAGTAAAAGCTGGTCACTCTGTCGTTCTTGCAATCGACGGTTTTGCTGCCATTGATAAGCTACAAAACGAAATCTTTGATTTGGTTATTTCCGACATCAATATGCCTAACCTGTCAGGCTTTGACTTAATTGCGACAATTAAAAAAGAACAGCGATTTAATCAAATTCCAACTATGTTATTAACGGGTTTAAGAGAGAAAAAAGATGTTGAAAGAGCCCTTCGTTCCGGGGTTGATGACTATCTTATTAAGCCCATAGATCACGATATTCTACTGGCAAAAGTAGAAGCTCTTTTATCTAAAAGAAGTGATCATAGTTTTAAAGACACGCCGGTTAAGTTTTCTGGCACTTGGGAAATTTTTTTTGATCTTATTGGAATTTCAGAGCAAGGGTTAACATTCTTGTCCCCTTTATCCATTCCTCTGAACAAAAAATTTAAAATCCAAAGTGACTTGTTTACGCATATCGGAATTCAAACACCGACCCTGCGAGTGGCATCCTGTGCGCAAGGTGGGGATCACACCACTTCATTTTTAGTAAAGACAGTGTTTATTGGTCTTTCAGAGTCCGAGCATCACAAAATTCGCCGTTGGGTTATGGCAAACGCACCACGAATTCATAAGGCTTCATAA